A genomic stretch from Cellulomonas sp. KRMCY2 includes:
- the ettA gene encoding energy-dependent translational throttle protein EttA — protein sequence MAEFIYTMYKARKAHGDKVILDDVTMSFFPGAKIGVVGPNGAGKSTILKIMAGLDEPSNGEARLSPGYTVGILLQEPPLNESKTVLGNVEEGVAPIKAKLDRFNEISQLMAEPDADFDTLLAEMGELQEALDHAGAWDLDAQLEQAMDALRCPPPDADVSILSGGERRRVALCKLLLEKPDLLLLDEPTNHLDAESVLWLEQHLSGYAGAVLAVTHDRYFLDHVAQWIAEVDRGRLYPYEGNYSTYLEKKQARLEVQGKKDAKLSRRLKDELEWVRSSAKGRQTKSRARLARYEEMASEADRTRKLDFEEIQIPMGPRLGGLVLEARDIRKGFDDRVLIDNLSFTLPRNGIVGVIGPNGVGKTTLFKTIVGLEPLDDGELKIGETVKLSYVDQSRGGIDPKKTLWEVVSDGLDFIKVGNVEMPSRAYVAAFGFKGPDQQKPAGVLSGGERNRLNLALTLKQGGNLLLLDEPTNDLDVETLGSLENALLEFPGCAVVVSHDRWFLDRVATHILAYEGTDEDPSAWYWFEGNFDSYEANKVERLGLEAARPHRVTYRKLTRG from the coding sequence GTGGCTGAGTTCATCTACACCATGTACAAGGCGCGCAAGGCGCACGGCGACAAGGTGATCCTCGACGACGTCACCATGAGCTTCTTCCCCGGTGCCAAGATCGGCGTGGTCGGCCCGAACGGTGCCGGGAAGTCGACCATCCTGAAGATCATGGCCGGCCTCGACGAGCCGTCCAACGGCGAGGCGAGGCTCTCGCCCGGGTACACGGTCGGGATCCTGCTCCAGGAGCCGCCGCTCAACGAGTCCAAGACCGTCCTGGGCAACGTCGAGGAGGGCGTCGCCCCGATCAAGGCCAAGCTCGACCGGTTCAACGAGATCTCCCAGCTCATGGCCGAGCCCGATGCGGACTTCGACACGTTGCTGGCCGAGATGGGCGAGCTCCAGGAGGCCCTCGACCACGCGGGCGCCTGGGACCTCGACGCCCAGCTCGAGCAGGCGATGGACGCGCTGCGCTGCCCGCCGCCGGACGCGGACGTCTCGATCCTGTCCGGTGGCGAGCGGCGCCGCGTCGCCCTGTGCAAGCTGCTGCTCGAGAAGCCCGACCTGCTGCTGCTCGACGAGCCGACCAACCACCTCGACGCCGAGAGCGTGCTGTGGCTCGAGCAGCACCTGTCCGGGTACGCCGGCGCCGTCCTCGCCGTGACCCACGACAGGTACTTCCTCGACCACGTGGCCCAGTGGATCGCCGAGGTCGACCGCGGTCGGCTCTACCCGTACGAGGGCAACTACTCGACGTACCTCGAGAAGAAGCAGGCGCGGCTCGAGGTCCAGGGCAAGAAGGACGCCAAGCTGTCCAGGCGGCTCAAGGACGAGCTCGAGTGGGTCCGGTCCTCCGCGAAGGGCCGTCAGACGAAGTCCAGGGCGCGTCTTGCCCGGTACGAGGAGATGGCCTCGGAGGCGGACCGCACCCGCAAGCTCGACTTCGAGGAGATCCAGATCCCGATGGGTCCGCGCCTCGGTGGGCTCGTGCTCGAGGCGAGGGACATCAGGAAGGGCTTCGACGACCGGGTCCTGATCGACAACCTGAGCTTCACGCTGCCGCGCAACGGCATCGTCGGCGTCATCGGCCCGAACGGCGTCGGCAAGACGACCCTGTTCAAGACGATCGTCGGCCTCGAGCCGCTCGACGACGGCGAGCTCAAGATCGGCGAGACGGTCAAGCTGTCCTACGTCGACCAGTCCCGTGGTGGGATCGACCCGAAGAAGACCCTCTGGGAGGTCGTCTCGGACGGGCTCGACTTCATCAAGGTGGGCAACGTCGAGATGCCGTCGCGGGCGTACGTCGCCGCGTTCGGCTTCAAGGGCCCGGACCAGCAGAAGCCGGCCGGTGTGCTCTCCGGCGGTGAGCGCAACAGGCTCAACCTCGCGCTGACGCTCAAGCAGGGTGGCAACCTGCTGCTGCTCGACGAGCCGACGAACGACCTGGACGTGGAGACCCTCGGCTCGCTCGAGAACGCCCTGCTCGAGTTCCCGGGCTGCGCCGTGGTGGTCTCGCACGACAGGTGGTTCCTCGACCGCGTCGCGACGCACATCCTGGCCTACGAGGGCACCGACGAGGACCCGTCGGCCTGGTACTGGTTCGAGGGCAACTTCGACTCCTACGAGGCGAACAAGGTCGAGCGGCTCGGTCTCGAGGCGGCCCGGCCGCACCGTGTCACCTACCGCAAGCTGACCCGCGGCTGA
- a CDS encoding single-stranded DNA-binding protein, with protein MSSNGLMVTVVGWAASTPREVVGDGVPFTSFRVATTPRYFDNRQGAWTDGRTEWITVKAFRDVAFNVASSIHKGEPVLAYGRLRTEDWVGENGPRTGLVLEATAIGHDLTRGSAKFARTVYTTGPRDAEVGPGPAEESGAAQPDGDAQGTGLDLTDPWATPAGGVVGDEVAALDKEVLLATP; from the coding sequence ATGAGCTCCAACGGACTGATGGTCACGGTGGTCGGGTGGGCGGCGTCGACGCCCCGTGAGGTGGTCGGCGACGGCGTACCGTTCACGAGCTTCCGCGTGGCGACCACCCCCCGGTACTTCGACAACCGGCAGGGCGCATGGACCGACGGCCGAACCGAGTGGATCACTGTCAAGGCGTTCCGGGACGTGGCGTTCAACGTCGCGTCCTCGATCCACAAGGGCGAGCCGGTGCTGGCGTACGGCCGGTTGCGCACCGAGGACTGGGTGGGTGAGAACGGCCCGCGCACCGGGCTCGTGCTGGAGGCCACTGCCATCGGCCACGACCTGACGCGCGGCAGTGCGAAGTTCGCCAGGACCGTCTACACGACCGGTCCGCGGGATGCCGAGGTGGGTCCCGGTCCGGCCGAGGAGTCCGGTGCGGCGCAGCCGGACGGTGACGCGCAGGGCACAGGACTCGACCTGACCGACCCGTGGGCGACGCCGGCGGGCGGGGTCGTCGGTGACGAGGTCGCAGCGCTCGACAAGGAGGTCCTGCTCGCGACGCCGTAG
- a CDS encoding GTPase produces the protein MSDTRAPTHGTAAPTSGPRTAALLQRVEELERAIARGAPCVGEATVARVQTTLDGVRERLALGVDHTIVALVGGTGSGKSTVFNALTGLEFADVGVRRPTTSQVTACVWAHDASALLDWLEVARDRRIERESALDGESQADLRGLVLLDLPDHDSVEPEHRAVVDRLLPLVDLLVWVVDPQKYADDALHTGYLRHLVGHEGAMLVVLNQIDTVPIDAQAGLLRDVSRLLREDGLLDVGVHSVSARSGDGIPVVRGVLARAVAGRGVAELRSAVELDDAARVLGTAVGEGELAEARLPVADAVDGLAEAAGLAGIVAAVEAAVRAGRAMAGRLGPLQADRVGLVRSAWLDQVGHGLPVPWQESLAGSVAGTDELVRAADDRIGSVPVSVRGAAVAVLVRVLAAGCGLLALLGLGVTGGTAIAGGAWDDRGTLLATAVAAVVGLGLWALGAVLRRWTARRRAAQLGAAAREVLGQVVEVSLARPTAQVLADHRAVRTAAAGRVAVGADASTGADIHGTGHPQHVTSTGPDTSGSSPA, from the coding sequence ATGAGCGACACCCGGGCACCGACGCACGGCACCGCGGCACCGACCAGCGGTCCGCGCACAGCCGCTCTGCTGCAGCGCGTCGAGGAGCTCGAGCGGGCGATCGCGCGCGGCGCGCCGTGCGTCGGCGAGGCGACGGTCGCCAGGGTGCAGACCACCCTCGACGGGGTGCGCGAACGCCTCGCCCTCGGCGTCGACCACACGATCGTCGCGCTGGTCGGCGGGACCGGGTCCGGAAAGTCCACCGTCTTCAACGCGCTGACCGGGCTGGAGTTCGCCGACGTCGGCGTCCGGCGACCCACCACGTCCCAGGTCACCGCATGCGTCTGGGCCCACGACGCGAGCGCGTTGCTCGACTGGCTCGAGGTCGCCCGGGACCGTCGGATCGAACGGGAGAGCGCGCTCGACGGTGAGTCGCAGGCCGACCTGCGCGGTCTCGTGCTGCTCGACCTGCCCGACCACGACTCGGTCGAGCCGGAGCACCGTGCGGTCGTCGACCGGCTGCTGCCGCTCGTGGACCTGCTCGTGTGGGTCGTCGACCCGCAGAAGTACGCGGACGACGCGCTGCACACCGGCTACCTGCGGCATCTGGTCGGCCACGAGGGCGCGATGCTCGTCGTCCTCAACCAGATCGACACCGTCCCGATCGACGCCCAGGCCGGCCTGCTGCGTGACGTGTCCCGGCTGCTGCGCGAGGACGGTCTCCTCGACGTCGGCGTGCACAGCGTCTCGGCCCGCAGCGGGGACGGGATCCCGGTCGTGCGCGGGGTCCTGGCTCGCGCGGTCGCGGGTCGCGGTGTCGCCGAGCTCCGCTCGGCCGTGGAGCTCGACGACGCCGCGCGCGTCCTCGGCACCGCCGTGGGCGAGGGTGAGCTCGCCGAGGCGCGTCTCCCGGTCGCCGACGCGGTCGACGGCCTGGCCGAGGCCGCCGGGCTCGCCGGGATCGTCGCCGCGGTCGAGGCCGCTGTGCGCGCGGGGCGGGCCATGGCCGGTCGGCTGGGGCCGCTCCAGGCCGACCGGGTGGGACTCGTCCGGAGCGCCTGGCTCGACCAGGTGGGTCACGGGCTGCCCGTGCCGTGGCAGGAGTCCCTGGCCGGATCGGTCGCCGGCACGGACGAGCTGGTCCGGGCCGCGGACGACAGGATCGGCTCGGTTCCGGTCAGCGTCCGGGGCGCGGCTGTCGCCGTCCTGGTGCGCGTGCTGGCCGCGGGGTGCGGTCTGCTCGCCCTGCTGGGGCTCGGGGTGACCGGCGGGACGGCCATCGCCGGCGGGGCGTGGGACGACCGCGGGACCCTGCTCGCGACAGCCGTCGCAGCCGTCGTGGGGCTCGGCCTGTGGGCGCTGGGGGCGGTGCTGCGCCGGTGGACCGCCCGGCGGCGCGCGGCACAGCTCGGTGCCGCTGCCCGGGAGGTCCTCGGCCAGGTGGTCGAGGTGTCGCTCGCGCGGCCGACGGCGCAGGTGCTCGCCGACCATCGCGCCGTCCGGACGGCAGCAGCGGGGCGGGTCGCCGTCGGTGCTGACGCATCGACAGGCGCCGACATCCACGGCACGGGACATCCGCAGCACGTGACATCCACAGGCCCCGACACGTCGGGCTCATCCCCAGCGTGA
- a CDS encoding dynamin family protein has protein sequence MTPQPPTTARGGPVGSAGPSRRDVARPTASASLLDAVSDLRRDVDRTRFPLPLDDVDVAEARRRQLLDQLDDHLLPRLRELSAPAVVVVAGSTGAGKSTLVNSLLGTEVSKAGVLRPTTRRPVLVHNPDDSELLADHPLLAIVDVVAHQGVPRGIALVDAPDLDSLLATNRSTAHRLLEAADLWIFVTTAARYGDALPWEVLDRATERGTSMAMVLNRVPDAALVTVRGDLMARLRARGMVAVPLFLVPDVGPHEGLLDARAVAPILRWLAMIAGPDRARSVIARTQRGSLAALRPWVDDLAEAVQAQVDARAGLLTVIDGVVEAPARRSAEAARGGAVADGPVRGSWARLSEGRGPLAGRWTSRRRRPERVAGLAALADELRSATTVAFASARSAGQRAVVGALAATDAVGASGVLAGLAEPVTTGPEPVAAVGGPTGTADDRAASYRRIAEPAESAGDWLLAAGQQAGQLQTTSDRRRRRRIARLTRAVGDDGVATLLAAAAAGLEPASAVLAAMLGPGAADDAVGHLTEDLAERAGQQARSGVAPAVAELASDDLADDAASLLRLRLAVLKGLI, from the coding sequence GTGACACCGCAGCCGCCGACCACCGCACGAGGTGGTCCTGTCGGCTCCGCCGGTCCGAGCCGCCGGGACGTCGCGCGTCCGACGGCGAGCGCATCGCTGCTCGACGCGGTCAGCGATCTGCGTCGGGACGTCGACCGGACGCGCTTCCCCCTTCCGCTCGATGACGTCGACGTCGCAGAGGCCCGGCGACGCCAGCTCCTCGACCAGCTCGACGACCACCTGCTGCCGCGGCTGCGCGAGCTGTCCGCCCCGGCGGTCGTGGTCGTGGCCGGATCGACCGGGGCCGGCAAGTCCACGCTGGTCAACTCCCTGCTCGGCACGGAGGTCAGCAAGGCAGGCGTGCTGCGGCCGACGACCCGGCGCCCGGTGCTCGTCCACAACCCGGACGACAGCGAGCTCCTCGCCGACCACCCGCTGCTCGCGATCGTCGACGTCGTGGCCCACCAGGGTGTGCCGCGCGGCATCGCGCTGGTGGACGCTCCTGACCTCGACTCGCTGCTCGCGACCAACCGCAGCACAGCCCACCGGCTGCTGGAGGCCGCTGACCTGTGGATCTTCGTCACCACTGCTGCGCGCTACGGCGACGCGCTGCCGTGGGAGGTGCTCGACCGCGCGACCGAGCGCGGGACGTCGATGGCGATGGTGCTCAACCGGGTCCCGGATGCGGCGCTGGTCACGGTGCGCGGCGACCTCATGGCCCGGCTGCGTGCGCGGGGGATGGTCGCGGTGCCCTTGTTCCTGGTGCCCGACGTCGGACCGCACGAGGGGCTGCTCGACGCACGGGCCGTCGCACCCATCCTGCGGTGGCTCGCCATGATCGCCGGACCGGACCGGGCCCGATCGGTGATCGCCAGGACGCAGCGTGGCTCGCTCGCCGCGCTCCGCCCGTGGGTCGACGACCTTGCCGAGGCCGTGCAGGCGCAGGTCGATGCTCGAGCCGGCCTGCTGACCGTGATCGACGGTGTGGTCGAGGCGCCGGCCCGGCGCTCGGCCGAGGCGGCTCGCGGTGGTGCTGTCGCCGACGGCCCCGTGCGCGGGAGCTGGGCCCGCCTGTCCGAGGGCAGGGGACCGCTCGCCGGACGGTGGACCTCCCGACGACGTCGACCGGAGCGCGTCGCCGGTCTCGCGGCGCTGGCCGACGAGCTGCGGTCCGCGACGACCGTCGCCTTCGCCTCGGCCCGTTCCGCTGGTCAGCGGGCGGTGGTCGGTGCGCTCGCCGCGACCGACGCGGTCGGGGCGAGCGGCGTCCTGGCCGGGCTCGCCGAGCCGGTGACCACCGGACCGGAGCCGGTCGCTGCCGTCGGCGGTCCGACCGGGACGGCCGATGACCGGGCCGCGTCCTACCGGCGGATCGCCGAGCCGGCGGAGTCGGCAGGGGACTGGCTGCTCGCCGCGGGGCAGCAGGCCGGTCAGCTGCAGACGACCTCGGACCGCCGTCGTCGGCGCCGCATCGCCCGGCTGACCCGGGCCGTGGGCGACGACGGTGTGGCGACCCTGCTCGCTGCGGCGGCGGCAGGACTCGAGCCGGCGTCAGCGGTCCTGGCCGCGATGCTCGGTCCCGGTGCCGCCGACGACGCCGTCGGGCATCTCACCGAGGACCTGGCCGAGCGTGCTGGTCAGCAGGCCAGGTCGGGCGTGGCGCCGGCCGTCGCGGAGCTCGCCTCCGACGACCTCGCCGACGACGCCGCCTCGCTGCTGCGCCTCCGCCTGGCAGTCCTCAAGGGACTCATATGA
- a CDS encoding phosphatase PAP2 family protein — translation MHGGAPEGVSGWTGRTGQVLHRGRTRVPGDRQGAHVNFGHDGADRVRRLRRRWAWWARARGSEIAVGAGLALVVLGTAGFLGVFDAVRENDDLATLDQPVLDALVAGRGPGLTAVMAAISTATGPQVLPVLVLVGCLTWGYLGRSWWQPVLLMSAMAAAALVSLTLKAVIARPRPPLGTMDVAGSESTYSFPSGHTIGTATLLLVVGYLLWVRAPTVRSLVIWLVAAGTGTLVVALSRLYLGYHFVTDVVASVMLATAVLGGVVVIDRRRAAGAARAAGLEGRPRQDSNLQPTD, via the coding sequence ATGCATGGCGGTGCTCCAGAAGGTGTGAGTGGATGGACCGGGAGGACTGGCCAGGTTCTTCACCGCGGTAGGACGAGAGTCCCAGGTGACCGACAGGGAGCGCACGTGAATTTCGGACATGACGGTGCAGACCGGGTGCGTAGGCTGCGCCGTCGATGGGCCTGGTGGGCCCGCGCCCGGGGCTCCGAGATCGCCGTCGGTGCCGGGCTCGCGCTCGTGGTCCTCGGTACCGCGGGCTTCCTCGGGGTGTTCGACGCGGTCCGGGAGAACGACGACCTCGCGACGCTCGACCAGCCGGTCCTGGATGCGCTCGTCGCAGGACGCGGCCCGGGCCTGACCGCGGTCATGGCTGCCATCTCCACGGCCACCGGCCCGCAGGTGCTTCCGGTGCTCGTCCTGGTCGGCTGCCTCACCTGGGGGTACCTCGGACGGAGCTGGTGGCAGCCGGTGCTCCTGATGTCCGCGATGGCCGCTGCGGCCCTGGTCTCCCTCACCCTCAAGGCCGTCATCGCGCGGCCCCGCCCGCCCCTGGGCACGATGGATGTCGCCGGCTCGGAGAGCACCTACTCGTTCCCGTCCGGGCACACGATCGGCACCGCGACGCTGCTGCTGGTCGTCGGGTACCTGCTGTGGGTGCGGGCACCGACCGTGCGCTCCCTCGTGATCTGGCTCGTGGCAGCCGGGACCGGGACGCTTGTCGTGGCGCTGAGCCGCCTGTACCTCGGCTACCACTTCGTCACCGACGTGGTCGCGTCGGTGATGCTCGCAACGGCCGTCCTCGGTGGGGTCGTCGTGATCGACCGGCGCCGGGCGGCCGGTGCGGCGCGCGCGGCGGGGCTCGAGGGGCGCCCCCGGCAGGACTCGAACCTGCAACCTACGGATTAG
- the orn gene encoding oligoribonuclease: MSTAPAANDRIVWIDCEMTGLDLTRDALIEVAAVVTDSELHVLGDGVDVVITPPVEALEQMDPFVRNMHTTSDLLTELPGGLTLDEAQEQVLAYLREWVPGVGKAPLAGNSVGTDKAFLERDMPELVGHLHYRVIDVSSIKELARRWYPRIYFASPEKNGGHRALADILESIDELRYYRAAMLVAQPGPDSTTAKRIAAEVSASSVRQGRNAP; the protein is encoded by the coding sequence GTGAGCACCGCCCCCGCCGCCAACGACCGGATCGTCTGGATCGACTGCGAGATGACCGGTCTCGACCTGACCCGTGACGCCCTGATCGAGGTCGCAGCCGTGGTCACCGACTCCGAGCTGCACGTGCTCGGCGACGGCGTCGACGTGGTCATCACCCCGCCGGTCGAGGCGCTCGAGCAGATGGACCCGTTCGTCCGGAACATGCACACGACGTCGGACCTGCTCACCGAGCTGCCCGGTGGCCTCACGCTCGACGAGGCGCAGGAGCAGGTCCTGGCGTACCTGCGCGAGTGGGTGCCCGGGGTCGGCAAGGCACCGCTGGCCGGCAACTCGGTCGGCACCGACAAGGCGTTCCTCGAGCGCGACATGCCCGAGCTCGTCGGCCACCTGCACTACCGCGTCATCGACGTCTCCTCGATCAAGGAGCTCGCCCGGCGCTGGTACCCGAGGATCTACTTCGCCTCGCCGGAGAAGAACGGTGGGCACCGGGCCCTGGCCGACATCCTCGAGAGCATCGACGAGCTGCGGTACTACCGCGCCGCGATGCTCGTCGCCCAGCCGGGACCCGACTCGACCACTGCCAAGCGGATCGCCGCGGAGGTCAGCGCGAGCTCTGTCCGGCAGGGACGCAACGCGCCCTGA